The sequence ACCGGCTTGCCAAGGGCAAAGGCCCGCTCCGCAATCGCCCGGTGGGTGGACTGGGGCGAGGCGATCACCACGGCCTCGACCCGCGGATCCTCCACCAGCGCCTGCCAGTCGGGCGCAGCCCGGGCGACACCGAAGGCCGCGCGGTAGCGCTCCGCCGATGCGGGGGAGGAGGCGGCCACCATTTCCAGCCGCGGACGCAGGCGCGTGTCGAAGACCGCACCCACCGCCGACAGGGCCACCGCATGCGCCTTGCCCATGTAGCCCCCGCCGACGAGGCCGATCCCGATCTCTTCCATGGAGGCCCTTCGAAATCTGTTGCAACCGGTTGCAATACGGCTATCCTCGAATCCCGAACGCGGTCAAGCTCCAACGGACCGCGGCCGACAAAACACCTCCGGGGAGGAGACCGCCGATGAGCGATGCGACCGTGCGCCTGACGACCGCGCAGGCGATCATCCGCTATCTCGACGCGCAGTTCATCGAGATCGAGGGCGTGCGTCAGCGGGTCTGCGGCGGCGGCTTCGGCATCTTCGGCCACGGCAACGTTACATGCCTTGGCGAAGCGCTCTACGATCATCGCGAGACGCTGCCGCTCTACCGCGGCCAGAACGAGCAGGGCATGGGCTTCGCCGCGGCGGCCTATGCGAAGTACCATCTGCGTCGCCGCTTCATGTTCTGCACCGCTTCCGCCGGGCCGGGCACGGCGAACCTGCTGACGGCCTCCGCCCTCGCACATGCGAACCGCCTGCCGATGCTGATGCTGTGCGGCGACACGTTCCTCACCCGCCTGCCCGACCCGGTGCTCCAGCAACTCGAGCACTTCGGCAACCCCGCGATGGGGCTCAATGACGGTTTTCAGGCGGTGACGCGCTACTGGGACCGGATCACTCATCCCGCGCAGGTCATCCAGTCCCTGCCCGCAGCCCTCGCCACGATGCTCGACCCGGCGGAGTGCGGGCCCGCCTTCCTCGCCCTGCCGCAGGACGTGCAGGGCTGGGCCTACGACTATCCGGTTGAGTTCTTCGCGGAACGCACCCACCGCATCCGCCGCGTCACCCCCGACGCGGACGAGATCGCGGAGGCCGCGGCCCTCCTCAAGACCGCCCAGCGCCCGATCATCATCGCGGGCGGCGGCGTGCAGTATTCGGGCGCGGTGGCCGAGCTCACCGCCTTTGCCGAGGCGCACCAGATCCCGGTGGTGGAGACCATCGCGGGCCGCGCCAACCTCCGCTTCGACCACCCGCTCAACATCGGCCCGGTGGGCGTCACCGGGTCCGACAGCGCCAACGCAGTGGCCGAGGCGGCGGACGTGGTGCTGTCGGTCGGCTCGCGGCTGCAGGACTTCACCACCGGCTCCTGGACCGCGTTTGCCAGAGACGCCCGCTTCATCTCGCTCAACGCCGCGCGGCACGATGCGGGCAAGCACATGTCCCTGCCCGTCGTCGGCGATGCGAAGCGGGGGTTGGAGCACTTGGCCGCGGCCATGGGCGACTACCGCGCGCCCGAGAGCTGGACGACCTTCGCGCAGGACGAACGCATGAAGTGGAACGCCTACGTGGCCGAGAACGTGCGCCCCGGCAACCGCCCCAACTCCTACGCCCAGGCGATCGGCGTGGTGAACGCGCTCTGCGATCCGCGCGACCGCGTGGTGACCGCGGCAGGCGGCCTGCCGGCGGAGGTCACGGCCAACTGGCGCACCCTCGATATCGGCACCGTGGACGTGGAGTTCGGCTTTTCCTGCATGGGCTACGAGATCGCGGGCGGCTGGGGTGCGCGCATCGCGCAGAGCGAGGGAGAGCCCGAGGCCGACACCATCGTCTTCGTCGGCGACGGCTCGTATCTCCTGATGAACTCCGACATCTATTCCTCGGTCCTCACACGGAAAAAGCTGATCGTGCTGGTGCTCGACAATGGCGGCTTCGCGGTCATCAACAAGCTGCAGAACAACACCGGGAACGAGAGCTTCAACAACCTGCTGAGCGACGCGCCGACCATTCCCGAGGCGCTGCCGGTCGACTTCGTGGCCCACGCCGCCTCCATGGGCGCGCATGCCACCTACGCGGAGAATGCCGATGAGCTTGCCGAGGCGTTCAAGGCGGCCAAGGCCGCCGACCGCACATCGGTCATCGTGATGAACGTGGATGCCTACGAGGGCTGGACCACGCAGGGCCACGCCTGGTGGGAGGTCGGAACGCCCCACGTCTCCGACCACGAGAGCGTCCGCGAGAAACATGCCGAGATCGAGGCCACCCGCACCCGCCAGCGCAGGGGCGTGTGATGCTGAGCCTGACCCCTGACACCGCCGCGCCCGAGATCGTCGTTGAGGAGCTGATGACCGGGGGCGGTGCCGTGCGCCTCACCGGTCTCTTCACCGCCGACGAGGTTGCGGAGGCGCGCGCCATCATCATGCGCCATTCCGAGGCGGATGCCGCTAAGGTCACCCACTTCCAGGGCGCGGCGGAGGCCGACGGAACCCTCGCGCTCCAGCGCCGCGTCTGGAACCTGCTCGCGAAGGGCGAGGTCTTCTCCCGCATGGCCGCGCACTCGGTGCTGATGGCGATCCTGCGCCGCTTCCTCGGGTCGGAGTTCATCATGGGCTCCATCGCCGCCAACCGCATCCTGCCGGGCGGGCCGGGGCAGGAGCCGCATATCGACTACCCCTACTGGGATTTCCACACACCCCAGACCCATCCGATGGGCCTGAACGCGAGCTTCCCGATGAACGCCCAGGTCTCCGTCATCCTCGACCCATTCACGGAGGAGAGCGGCGCGACCGCCTATGTCCCCGGCTCGCAGAAGGAGCTGCGCTACCCCACCGAGGACGACCGCTTCTTCGAGCGCTGCGCGCGGATGACCGGCGATCCGGGCGACGCGGTGATCTTCTTTGGTGCCGCGTGGCACTGCGCGATGCCGAACCGGTCGGATCACGACCGCAACGCGGTGCTGATCCAGTACCTGCCGAAATGGGTGAAGCCGATGGAGGACATGCCGGCTGCCCTGCCCGCCGATTTCGTCGCCGCCGCATCCGACGACATGTGCCAGCTCCTCGGCCTCAACTACCCCTACCCGGAGGTGCTGGACGTCGCCGAGGGCGGGAACACCGAGGGCCGCGCATGACGGCGCTGATCGACGGCATCGCGCGGAATCGCTTCGTCGTCTTCGGCCGGGCGGGGATGGACCTGTATGCCGACCCGCCGGGCGTCCGCAGCGAGGAGGCTTACACCTTCCACGCCGATCTCGGCGGCTCGGCGGCCAATATCGCGGCGGGCCTTTGCAAGCTCGGCGCTGAGGCGGCGCTCGTCACCTCCGTCTCCGACGACGCGGTGGGGCGGTTCTGCCTCAACCGTCTGCGGCACTACGGCGTTGACACGGCCCATGTGCGCGCCGTGGGGGGCGAGGCGCGGACCTCGCTCGCCGTCTATGAGAGCCGGATCGAGGACTTCCAGAACGTGATCTACCGCAACGGCGCCGCCGACTTCGAGGTGACGGAAGCCGACGTGGAGGCGGTGGACCTCGCCCCCTACGGCGCACTCATCACCACCGGAACCGTCTTAGCCGCCGAGCCGTCGCGCAGTGCGCATTTTCACGCGTTGGAGGCAGCACGCACCGCCGGCCTGCCAGTGATCTTCGACATCGACTACCGCCCCTATTCCTGGCCCTCCCCGCAAGTCGCGGCCGAGGTCCTATCGCGCGCCGGGGCCGCCAGCGACATGATCGTCGGCAATGATGAGGAGTTCGGCTTCATGGCCGGCAGCGTCGAGCGTGGTCTCGACACGGCCCGCGCCCTCGCCGCCGAGGGGCGCACGGTCATCTACAAGATGGGGGAAGGCGGCGCGATCACCTTCGCGAACGGAGAGGAGATCCGCACCGGCATCTACCCCGTGACCGCTCTCAAACCCAACGGCGCGGGCGACAGCTTCATGGCGGGGCTCCTCTCCGGCCTCGCCGCGGGGCAACCGCTGCGCGACGCGATCCTGCACGGGTCGGCGTGCGCGGCCATCGTGGTGTCCAAACCCGGCTGCGCCCCCGCCATGCCCACGCCCGATCAGCTCGACGCCTTCCTCGCCGAGCATCCCGGCCCGACGGAGGTCTGAGCCATGCACATCCCCCCCTTCGACAACGCCAACACCCCGATCGTCGAGGCTGGCAACGCGCTGGTGCCGCTCAACTATTTCAACATCGTCAAACTGAAGAAGGGGGAGAGCTTCGCCTATGCCGTGCCGGGCTACGAGACCTGCATCGCGCCTGCCACCGGCCTGATCGACGTGCAGGTCGGCGGCTTCGAGGCGCAGGGCCTCGGCGGGCGCGGCGTCGACGTGTGGGACGGGGAGCCCGAGGGCGTCTACGTCCCCACCGGCGCCGAGGCCCGCTTCACCTGCCGCTCCGACACCGCCGAGATCTTCGTCGCGGGCGCGAAATACGACGAGGTGCTGGAGCCCTTCGCCGTGCGCGCGGACGAGATCGACCTCGTGCAGTACGGCTCCGACGACACCAAGACCCACCGCAAGATCAAGCACATCCTGGGTCAGAAGCAGCACGGCCGCGTCGGCCGCCTGCTGGTCTCGGAGCTCTACACGGTGGGCGCGGGCGGCTGGTCCGGCTTTCCCAGCCACAAGCACGACACCGACCGCCTGCCCGACGAGACGCGCCACGACGAGACCTACAACTTCCGCTTCCGCCCCGCCCACGGCTCCGGCCTGCAGATGCTGCAGCGCGAGGACGGGGCGCCGGGCGACGCCTACCACATCGTCGACGGCTCCACGATCTGTATCGACAAGGGTTACCACCCCTGCGCGGTGCTGCCGGGCTACGAGATGTACTATTTCACCATCCTCGGCGGGCTGAGCCAGCGCAGCCTCGTGCAGTACTTTCAGCCCAGCCATGCGGACCAGGTCGAGACCATTCCGGGCATCAAGGACATGGTGGCGAAGTTCCGATGACGGAACCCGCCCAGTTGCCCCCCGGTCCGGGCCACGCGCCCGGACGGCGGCCGCACCACCCCCCCGGTGCGGCCGCTCCGGGCTCTTTGCGCCGTCCAACACCGCCCACCAGTTCTGTTACGGAGCGAGCCAAGCGCACGCCCCATGAACACGTTCGGGCCTCTGGCCCGGACGACGGCCGCACCGCCCCCCCGGGGCGGCCGTTCCCGGCCTCCCCGCGGTGCGGCCGTCGTCCTATTGTTGGAGCGCCGGAACAAGGGTCACCCACCTGTGCCGTTCTGTACTGCGCCCCGCCATGCCTCTCGTAACCCTCGCCGGCGTCCTCCAACCCGCCCTGCGGGAGCACTATGCCGTCGGCGGTCTCGTCTGCCTCGGCTGGGAGGACGCGCGCGCCTATGTCCGCGCCGCCGAAGCCGAGGGCCTGCCCGTGATCCTCCAGGCCGGCCCGTCCTGCCGGAAACACACCCCGCTGCCAATCCTCGGCGCCATGTTCCGCCAGCTTGCCGAGGCCGCCTCCGTTCCCGTTGTCGTCCATCTCGACCACGGCTACACCTTCGAGGAATGCCGCGAAGCACTCGACAGCGGCTTCACCTCGCTGATGTATGACGGCTCGCGCCACCCCCTTGCACAGAACATCGAGGAGACGGCGCGCGTCGCCGAGCTCGCCCACGCCGCAGGGATCTCCTGCGAAGGGGAGATCGGCTTCGTCGGCTATGCCGAGGGTGAGGAGAGCCGCGGCACCGATCCCGGCGACGCCGCCCGCTTCGCGCGGGAGACGCAGGTCGACGCCATGGCGATCTCCGTCGGCAACGTGCACCTGCAGCAGAACCGCGAGGGCGGCCTCGACGAGGATCGGATCCGCGCCATCGAGGCGGTAACGGATGTGCCCCTCGTCATCCACGGCGGCTCCGGCGTACCCTGGGCGCAGCGGGCGCACCTTGCCCGCACCTCGGCGATCTGCAAGTTCAACGTCGGGACCGAGCTGCGCATGGAATTCGGCCGCGCGTTGCGCGCCGCCCTCACCGAGGATCCCGACCGCTTCGACCGGGTCCAGATCCTCTCGGCCGTCGAAGCCCCCATCGAGGCCGCGGCCCGCGCGGCGCTGCGCACCCTCGCGCCCAACGGAGGCCCCGCATGATTTCCATCGGATTGCTCGGCTGCGGCCGTATCGGCCAGGTCCACGCCCGCTCGCTGATGCGGCTGCCCGGTGCACGCCTCACGGCACTGGCGGACGCGGTTCCGGCGGCGGCCGAGGTGCTCGCCGCCCCGACCGGCGCCGAGATCCGCGACGCAGACGCCATCCTCGCCGCGTCCGACATCGACGCGGTGATCATCGCCACGCCCACCAACCTGCATTTCGACCAGATCCACGCCGCGGCCGCCGCGGGCAAGGCGATCTTCTGCGAGAAGCCCATCGACCTCAGCGCCGAGCGCGCCGCCACCTGCCGCGCCGCGGTCGAGGCGGCAGGCGTTCCCTTCATGACCGCCTTCAACCGCCGCTTCGACCCGCACTTCGCGCATATGGAGGCCGAACTGCGCGCGGGCGCCATCGGCGCTGTCGAGCTCGTCGTCATCACCTCCCGCGACCCCGCCCCGCCGCCGGTCCCGTATATCGAGAGCTCCGGCGGGCTGTTTCGCGACATGACGATCCACGACTTCGACATGGCGCGCTTCCTGCTGGGGGCCGAGCCGGTGGAGGTCTTCGCCACCGGCTCGTGCCTCGTCGACCCGGCGATCGGGGCGGCGGGCGACATCGACACCGCCGCCGTGACCCTGCGCACCGCCACCGGTGCGCTCTGCCAGATCAACAACTCCCGCCGCGCCACCTACGGCTACGACCAGCGGATCGAGGTGCATGGGGCCGAGGGCATGCTGCAGGCCGCCAACGTGTCCGCTCACCTCGTGACGCGCGCCGACGGCGCGGGGTTCCGAGGGGCGCGCACCATGGACTTCTTTCTGGAGCGCTACGAAGCCGCCTACCTTGCCGAGCTCACCCATTTCGTGGAAGCGCTGGAGGCGGGCCGCCCGGTCACGCCCGGCATCGCGGATGGCGTGGCGGCGCAACGCCTCGCCGACGCCGCAGCGCGCTCGCTGGAGGAAGGCGCGCCGGCGCGCCTCGACCGCTAGATCACCCGGCGCAGCAGCGCCATCGTCCGGAAGACCAGCCAGATCAGCGCAAGTGCCGCGAAGAGGCCGATGATCTTCCCGGCCATGGCGCTCAGCATGGTCGCGGCCTGCGCCCCGTCCCGGCTCATCAGATCGCCCACCATGGCGCTCAGCATCGTGCAGAGCACCGCCGACAGGACCCCGCCCGCGAGCAGGAAACGCCAGTGCAGCTTCAGCCGGTCGAAGGGGATCGCATGGTCCGTGCCCAGCCGGAACAGCGAGAACACTGTCGGCGCACTGATCAGAAGTACCACGTACAACAACGCGACCTCGATCTTCAGCAGAAGTTGTTGATCGAGCACGAACGACACGAGCACGATGACCGGTGCAAGCATCAACACCGATCGCCACCCGAACAGCCAGGCCGCGAGAACCAGAAAACCGTACTGAGTATGGAGGACAAAGGCGCTGGGACTGATCAGATCCTGGAATTTGCAGAGGATATGCAGACGCGTTTCGTCACATAACGTCGCGAATATTGAGAGGCCAATCATCAGAACGAGTCCAAAGAGCAAAACGACAAGACGTCCTTGCTGTGAGAATTTCATACATCACTCCCGACTCCCCCTTCCGCATTACCCAACCCATTAATGCGCTGATTTTACTAAAAATTTTTGGCTTCGGAATTTCCGAGTCAAAACAAGCGCATAGACCGCTCTCCCGTAGCGTTATGCCCAGATAATAGCACCTTCGGAAAACATCTATGCCCCTGCGTCTCATCCTTTATTGTCGCTCCGTCTCACGTGGGACAATGACGCGAAAGCAATTTAACAGTACACACCTTCAGGTTGAAAATAAAAGTTTTCGAATATCTTGAATTCGATCAATGACGAGGTGCGCCACGTCCGGCTAACGGACGGCGGCCACTCGATAGAAGCCCATCGGTGGCTGAGTGGAGCGAGGCCGGCGCAGCCCAAGGGCGATCGGGCCGCCGGGACGCCGCAACAACTACAGATTGAACTCTGCGCCCGGCCGAATGCGGTAGGAACCGGCCTTCGACCCCTCCGGCATTTCGATCAATTCTCGCTCGAGAAGCTGTCGAAGGGCGCGATAAAATGTCGGCTGCGTCATCGGTTTGAGAAGATCGTGCCGCCGAATCGCGTCGCTGCGCACGAAGCGATTCTCCTCCCCGCACAACTCCTGCATGACGTAGAGGACATCGCGTTCGTGTCGGGTGAGGTTGTTGAGTCCAAGATCACGCTCCATGCTTTCAATCAGCATGCGCAGTTGAAACAGTGGCCCGAGTTTGTTCGTCAACGCGATATCTCGAGGGTGAAGTTGCCTGTTCGTGTCTGACCACGAAACAGCGTGGGATGATCCTGACGCGCTCTTGTAGTTTTCCCGCCGTCGCGATGCAAACCGTTTGATTGCGAATGCAAGGGCGCGCATCCCGGGGCTAGTCCCGAAACGCGCTATCCTTCACGCGCACAACGGGACGGATGATGTAGTCGAGCACGGTCTTGCGCCCGGACAGGAACTCAACCTGCGCGACCATTCCGGGTATGATGTCGAGCGGCCGCTCCTCGGCATCGACGAGCTCCGAGCGGGCGGCGACATCGACGACGAAGACGTTCTCGTCACGCTCGGGATGGGGCACCGCGCTCGCCCCGATCCGACGCACCTCGCCCCGCAGCGCCCCGTAACGGGAGAAGTCGTAGGCCGTCACCTTCACGTTCACCGACTGCCCGGGATAGAGGAAGGCGATGTCGGCGGGCCGTACGAAGGCCTCGATCAGCAGCGTGTCGTCGAGCGGGACCACGTCCACCAGCTCTTGGCCCGCCCGCACCACGCCGCCGGCCGCCGCGACATGGACGCGGTTGACCACGCCGCGGGTCTGCGCGCGGATCTCCAGCCGGTCGAGCCGCTCCTCCAGCGCGGGCAGGAGCGGCCGCACCCCGGCAAGCTCCGCCGTGGCCGCCGCCAGCTCGGCCAGCGCGTCCGCCTCGAACCGGCTGTCGAGCGCGTCGAGCCGTGTCTCTAGCTCCGCCAGGCGCAGCCGCTCGCGCGAGAGCTGCGAGGCCGCCTGCGAGGCCCGCCCGTCGAGCTCGCCCAGCTCCATGCGAAGCTGCAGGAGCGAGGTCTCGGGCTCCAGGTTGCGGTTCACCAGCGGCTCGACCATCGCGATCTGCTGGACGAGCAGGCCATGCGTGTCACGGGCGGAGACCAGCAGCACCTCCGCCTCCTCGATCGCGGCGCCCTGCTGTTCGATCTGGTTGCGCAGGACCAGCCGCTCGGTCTCCAGCTCCTGCCGCCGCGCGCGGAAGAGCGACGCTTCGGAGGCCACCATCCGCGGCGCCTGCCGGGTCAGCGCGTCGGCAAAGAGCGGCTCGATCCCGTCGATCTCCGCCCGCAGCCGCGTGACGCGGGCCTCCAGCGCGAAGGCGCGCTGCCGCTCGGTATCCAGCCGGCCCAGCGCGAGGCTGCGGTCCATCTCCGCGATCAGGTCGCCCGCCTCCACGAGCTCGCCCTCGCGCACCCGCACGCCGTGCAGCGCGCCGTCATCGGGGGCCTGCACCACGTAGACGCGGCTGCTCGGCACGATACGCCCGTCCGAACGGGTCACGTCGTCGATCTCCGTGACCGAGGCCCAGAAGACGGCGAGCACGAGGAAGGCGAGGATCGCGAACAGAAGGAGGGAGCCGCGGATCCCCTGCCCCCGGCGCCGCTCGCGCATCAGGCGCTGGAAGGTGTCGTCACCGGTCACTGGACACCACCTTCGGCCGCGGCCGATCGTTCGCCGCCGTCCCGTGCAGCAGCGCCTTCGGCCCGTCGAGCGCCACGCGTCCGCCGTCGAGCACGATGACCCGGTCCACGGCATCGAGCAGCGCAGTACGGTGAGTGACGAGGAGCAGCGTGCGATCCCGCTCCAGCCCCGCGAGCCGCTTCACGAACGCCCGTTCCGACTGAACGTCCATCGCGCTAGTGGGCTCGTCGAGCAGCAGGAGCGGCTTGCGCCCGATCAGGGCCCGGGCCAGCGCAATCGCCTGCCGCTGCCCGCCCGACAGCGCCCCGCCGCGTTCGGAGACCTCAAGGTCGTAGCCCATGGGATGCCGGGCGAGGAAGTCGTGGATCCCGGCCGCCTTCGCCGCCTCCACGATCTCCTCGTCGCCCGGCCGCTCTGCCCCCACGGCAATGTTCTCCCGCACCGTGCCGCTGAAGAGCCAGACATCCTGCAGGACCGTGCCGATGTTGTTGCGCAGGTCGACCGGATGGATGTGGGAGATGTCGGTGCCGTCCACCAGCACATGCCCCTGCCCCGGCGGGTAGAGACCGGCGATCAGGCGGCCCACCGTGCTCTTGCCCGAGCCGATGCGGCCTAGGATCGCGACACGTTCCCCCGGTGCGATCTCGAAGCTGACATCGCTCAGGCACGGCTCCTTCTGCCCCGGATAGGTGAAGGAGACGTTGCGGAACGTGATGGACGGCGACAGGCGCGGACGGCTCAGCCAGCTCCGCCCCGCATCGCCCTCCACCGGCATCTGCATCAGAGCATTGATCGCCCGGTAGGAGGCACGCGCCTGGCTCGCCCGCGTCATGGTCTGCGCCAGTTGGGCGAGCGGTGCCAGGGTGCGCCCCGTCAGGATCACGCAGGCGATGAGCGCGCCCATGCTGACCGCACCGGCCTGGATCAGGAACACGCCGTAGAAAACGATCATCACCTGCGCGGCCTGCTGGGTGAAGGCGGTGGCGTTCAGCGCGAACTGCGACACGGCGCGGGAGCGCAGCGCATGGTCGGACTGGCGCGCCAGCGCCCCCTCCCACCGCCGCCGCATCACGCGGGTGGCGCCCACGGTCTTGATGGTCTCAAGGCCCGAGAGGGTCTCGACCAGCACGCTCTGCTTGTTCTGCCCCTCCGAATGGCTGCGATCGGCGACCCGCGCGAGGATCGGCTGCACCGCGATGCCGACCAGCAGAACCAGTGGCACGGCGATGGCGGGCACGATGGCAAGCGGCCCGCCGATCAGGCTGATGACGAGGATGAAGAGCGCGATGAACGGCAGGTCCACCACGCCCACCAGCGTGGCCGAGGTGATGAAGTCGCGCAGCGTCTCGAACTCCCGCATCGTGCTGGCGAGCGCCCCGGTGGAGCCCCTCGGCGTCTTCATCTGCACACCAAGGATGCGCTCGAAGATCCTCCGCCCCATCACGAGGTCCGCGCGCTGCCCCGCCCGGTCGATGAAGCTTGCGCGCAGCGACTTGATGAGGAAATCGAAGAGGAGCGCGACCCCGATGCCCACGGTCAGCGCCACCAGCGACTCCGTCGCCTCGTTCGGCAGCACCCGGTCGTAGACCACCATGATGAAGATCGAGGTGGCGAGCCCCAGGACGCTGGAGATCGCGGCGGCCAGCACGACCTGCGTGTAGGCCCAGCGGCTCTCGGCCAGGGTCGACCAGAACCAGTGCCCCTTCGCGGGCGCCTGCGGACTGCCGTCCGTATCGGCGCGCGGATGCAGGAACAGCGCGCGCCCGTCATGGCTCGCCGCCAGCGCCGCGCGCTTCACATGCACCGCGTCGCGGTCGGACAGCGCGGGATCGAAGACGGTGAACCGGTTGCCGCGGCGCGCCAGCACCAGCACCGCGGCGCCATGCTCGCCCAGCAGGATCGCGGGCAGCATGTCGTCGGTCAGCCGCGCGACCTTCAACTGCGCGAGGGCGGTGACGAAGCCCAGATCCTCCGCCGCGCGCGCGATGTCGTCGAGATCGGCGGCCGCCTTCAGCCCCATCTCGTGCGACCGCAGATGGGCGAGCGAGGCCGCGAGGCCCTGCTCGCGCGCCGCGAAGATCAGGCAGGCCTCCAGCGGCGACAGGTTGGCGCGGTCGCTCATACCGCATCCTCCGGCGGCGGACCCAGCACGTCGGTCACGGGATCGAGGCGCCCTTCCAGCCCGATGACGTCGAGCAGATCGCCGGTCAGGTCCAGCACCTCGAAGGCGGCGGCCTGTCCGTCGGCGCGCAGCGTCGCCTCCCGCGTCGCGGCCTGCGTCAGGTCGCGCTGCGCGTCGAGAATGTCGGTGAAGCTACGCTGGCCGATGGCAAAGAGCTCCTGCGCCGCGGCCAGCCCGGCCTCGTTCGCCGCCGTCGCACTGACCGCGGCGGCAAGGCGGGTCGGAAAGGCATCGCGGTTCGCCAGCGCGATGTCGAGCGCGCGCGTGACCTCCCGCCGCGTCTCGCCCAGCGTGCTGCGCGCGGCCGCGACCTCGCTCGCCGCCTCGGCCTCCAGCGCGCCGATGCGCCCGGCGGTGAAGATGTTCTGGTCCACCGACAGGCCGAGGAAGACGTCCTCGTCCCCGTCGCTCGACAGCACATCGCCTCGCCGCCCCGTCAGCTCGACGAAGACGGCCGGGAACCGCTGGGCGCGGACGACCTCCAGCTCCGCCTGCGCCGCGGTGATCCGCAGCCGCGCCAGCGCCAGCTGCCGGCCGGAGCCGACCCGCGCCCGGGCCGTGGCAGTCTCCAGGAGGGGCGGTTCGGGCGGCAGCGCGATCTCCGCCGGGGGCGGCCCGATGATGGAAGCATAGGACGCCTCCGCCGTGGCGCGCCCGGTCTCGGCCTGCGCCAGCCGCACCCGCGCATCGGCGAGGCGGCTGCGCGCGACCATGACATCGCTGGTTGTCGCGACCCCCTGCTCCATCCGTTCCGAGGTCTGCGCCACGAACAACTGATGCGCGGCCGCGTCCCGCCGCGCGAGCTCCAGCAGTTCCGATTGCAGCCACAGATCGAGCGTCGCCCGCACCGCCCGCAGCGCGAGGGCGGAGAGCAGGAGCTCCGTCTGCGCATCGACCTGCAACTCCTCCACCTCGTTGAGGCTGATCCGGTTGCGGGTCGCCGCCCCGTCGAAGACGAGCTGGCGCGCGGTGACGAAAAGCTGCGTGTCCTCGCCCGAGCTGTCGCCGAGCACCGACGTCCCCGCCGTCACCCCGCCCGTGAGCTGCGGCCGGAAGCCGGAGCGCAGCGCCCGGCCCCGCGCCTCGACACCCGCCGAGCGGGCGCGCTGGCCATCCACCGCCGGAAAATCGAGCGTAGCCTGCCGGATGGTTCGGGCAAAATCGCTGTCCGAATAGTCCGACGCCGCGATCGCCGCGGGCATGGGTCGGCCTTCGCGCACCGGTGCCTCGACGACCCGCACGCCCTCCCGCGGCAGCAG is a genomic window of Pontivivens ytuae containing:
- a CDS encoding TolC family protein; the encoded protein is MTERLRQMALPVAVGVLTLLSACGGGGERSLLPREGVRVVEAPVREGRPMPAAIAASDYSDSDFARTIRQATLDFPAVDGQRARSAGVEARGRALRSGFRPQLTGGVTAGTSVLGDSSGEDTQLFVTARQLVFDGAATRNRISLNEVEELQVDAQTELLLSALALRAVRATLDLWLQSELLELARRDAAAHQLFVAQTSERMEQGVATTSDVMVARSRLADARVRLAQAETGRATAEASYASIIGPPPAEIALPPEPPLLETATARARVGSGRQLALARLRITAAQAELEVVRAQRFPAVFVELTGRRGDVLSSDGDEDVFLGLSVDQNIFTAGRIGALEAEAASEVAAARSTLGETRREVTRALDIALANRDAFPTRLAAAVSATAANEAGLAAAQELFAIGQRSFTDILDAQRDLTQAATREATLRADGQAAAFEVLDLTGDLLDVIGLEGRLDPVTDVLGPPPEDAV
- a CDS encoding type I secretion system permease/ATPase, producing MSDRANLSPLEACLIFAAREQGLAASLAHLRSHEMGLKAAADLDDIARAAEDLGFVTALAQLKVARLTDDMLPAILLGEHGAAVLVLARRGNRFTVFDPALSDRDAVHVKRAALAASHDGRALFLHPRADTDGSPQAPAKGHWFWSTLAESRWAYTQVVLAAAISSVLGLATSIFIMVVYDRVLPNEATESLVALTVGIGVALLFDFLIKSLRASFIDRAGQRADLVMGRRIFERILGVQMKTPRGSTGALASTMREFETLRDFITSATLVGVVDLPFIALFILVISLIGGPLAIVPAIAVPLVLLVGIAVQPILARVADRSHSEGQNKQSVLVETLSGLETIKTVGATRVMRRRWEGALARQSDHALRSRAVSQFALNATAFTQQAAQVMIVFYGVFLIQAGAVSMGALIACVILTGRTLAPLAQLAQTMTRASQARASYRAINALMQMPVEGDAGRSWLSRPRLSPSITFRNVSFTYPGQKEPCLSDVSFEIAPGERVAILGRIGSGKSTVGRLIAGLYPPGQGHVLVDGTDISHIHPVDLRNNIGTVLQDVWLFSGTVRENIAVGAERPGDEEIVEAAKAAGIHDFLARHPMGYDLEVSERGGALSGGQRQAIALARALIGRKPLLLLDEPTSAMDVQSERAFVKRLAGLERDRTLLLVTHRTALLDAVDRVIVLDGGRVALDGPKALLHGTAANDRPRPKVVSSDR
- a CDS encoding HlyD family type I secretion periplasmic adaptor subunit encodes the protein MTGDDTFQRLMRERRRGQGIRGSLLLFAILAFLVLAVFWASVTEIDDVTRSDGRIVPSSRVYVVQAPDDGALHGVRVREGELVEAGDLIAEMDRSLALGRLDTERQRAFALEARVTRLRAEIDGIEPLFADALTRQAPRMVASEASLFRARRQELETERLVLRNQIEQQGAAIEEAEVLLVSARDTHGLLVQQIAMVEPLVNRNLEPETSLLQLRMELGELDGRASQAASQLSRERLRLAELETRLDALDSRFEADALAELAAATAELAGVRPLLPALEERLDRLEIRAQTRGVVNRVHVAAAGGVVRAGQELVDVVPLDDTLLIEAFVRPADIAFLYPGQSVNVKVTAYDFSRYGALRGEVRRIGASAVPHPERDENVFVVDVAARSELVDAEERPLDIIPGMVAQVEFLSGRKTVLDYIIRPVVRVKDSAFRD